A single genomic interval of Amycolatopsis albispora harbors:
- a CDS encoding SH3 domain-containing protein, whose protein sequence is MVLGIPKKVLIAIAVVVGIGIIYVMGADKRASEASGGSGPTGCRMSVTADILNVRSAPAENAEIVGKFKQDAETDAHPVVQNGFRKIDENRWAAAEFLKPLAGANCG, encoded by the coding sequence GTGGTACTCGGCATACCGAAGAAGGTCCTGATCGCCATCGCGGTGGTGGTCGGCATCGGCATCATCTACGTGATGGGCGCGGACAAGCGGGCCTCGGAGGCCAGCGGCGGTAGCGGCCCGACCGGCTGCCGGATGTCGGTCACCGCGGACATTCTCAACGTCCGGTCCGCGCCTGCCGAGAACGCCGAGATCGTCGGCAAGTTCAAGCAGGACGCCGAAACCGACGCGCACCCGGTGGTGCAGAACGGTTTCCGCAAGATCGACGAGAACCGCTGGGCCGCCGCGGAGTTCCTCAAGCCGCTGGCAGGCGCCAACTGCGGGTGA
- a CDS encoding MBL fold metallo-hydrolase, with product MTRLTVLGSCGAWPEPGRACSGFLLRHNDFQLVLDLGYGTASRLLELCPDGGVDAAIVTHSHPDHCADLSALGRVRYYGDRGRLPLHCPPDVLDVLRVVEPNPDPGQVYEFHDLPTTTSVGPFTLRTWRLPHHVPNWGVRLSLPGLTVAYTGDSGPSPALAELGADADLFIVESTLQGPSPRTEPRYVMTATEAAGWAARAGAKRLLLTHFWPGSDRQVSAHQAAEVFDGEILLADEGLTVEL from the coding sequence ATGACGCGACTCACGGTGCTGGGCAGCTGCGGCGCGTGGCCCGAACCCGGCCGGGCGTGCAGCGGGTTCCTGCTGCGGCACAACGACTTCCAGCTGGTGCTCGACCTCGGCTACGGCACCGCGTCCCGGCTGCTCGAACTCTGCCCGGACGGTGGGGTGGATGCGGCGATCGTCACGCACAGCCACCCCGATCACTGCGCGGACCTCAGCGCGCTCGGCCGCGTGCGGTACTACGGCGACCGCGGCCGGCTGCCGCTGCACTGCCCGCCGGACGTGCTGGACGTGCTCCGCGTGGTCGAGCCGAATCCCGATCCGGGCCAGGTGTACGAGTTCCACGATCTGCCGACCACCACTTCGGTGGGGCCGTTCACGCTCCGCACCTGGCGCCTGCCGCACCACGTGCCGAACTGGGGCGTGCGGCTGAGCCTGCCCGGGTTGACCGTCGCCTACACCGGCGACAGCGGCCCCAGCCCCGCGCTGGCCGAACTCGGCGCGGACGCGGACCTCTTCATCGTGGAATCGACGCTGCAGGGACCATCACCGCGGACCGAACCGCGGTACGTGATGACCGCGACCGAAGCCGCGGGCTGGGCCGCCCGCGCGGGCGCGAAAAGACTGCTGCTGACGCACTTCTGGCCGGGCAGCGACCGGCAGGTGTCCGCACATCAGGCGGCCGAGGTGTTCGACGGCGAGATCCTGCTCGCCGACGAGGGGCTCACCGTGGAGCTGTGA
- a CDS encoding exodeoxyribonuclease III — MLTVSTVNVNGMRAAAKKGFVEWLAATTADVVACQEVRAETDLLPDEVRAPAGWHAFHAPCELKGRAGVSLYSRAEPGSVRIGFDAAEFAESGRYLEATFADVVVASLYLPSGDVGTPRQEEKERFMAAFLPYLADLRGKAEADGREVLVVGDWNIAHAEVDLKNWRTNRKNSGFLPEERAWLGRVYDEAGYVDVQRRLDPEGPGPYTWWSYRGKAFDNDAGWRIDLHVASPGLADRCRSIQVERAASYDERWSDHAPVTATYDWQAG; from the coding sequence GTGCTCACCGTCTCCACTGTCAACGTCAACGGAATGCGTGCCGCGGCCAAGAAGGGGTTCGTCGAGTGGCTGGCCGCCACGACGGCGGATGTGGTCGCCTGCCAGGAAGTGCGCGCGGAAACCGACCTGCTGCCGGACGAGGTCCGGGCGCCGGCGGGCTGGCACGCGTTCCACGCACCGTGCGAGCTGAAGGGCCGGGCCGGGGTGTCGCTGTACTCGCGGGCCGAGCCGGGGTCGGTGCGGATCGGCTTCGACGCGGCCGAGTTCGCCGAAAGCGGGCGGTACCTGGAGGCCACCTTCGCCGACGTGGTGGTGGCGAGCCTGTACCTGCCGAGCGGGGATGTCGGCACGCCGCGGCAGGAGGAGAAGGAGCGGTTCATGGCCGCGTTCCTGCCGTACCTGGCCGACCTGCGCGGCAAGGCCGAGGCCGACGGGCGTGAGGTACTCGTGGTGGGGGACTGGAACATCGCGCACGCCGAGGTGGACCTGAAGAACTGGCGGACGAACCGGAAGAACTCGGGCTTCCTGCCGGAGGAACGGGCGTGGCTGGGCCGCGTCTACGACGAGGCCGGGTACGTCGATGTGCAGCGGCGCCTCGACCCGGAGGGGCCGGGCCCGTACACGTGGTGGTCGTACCGCGGCAAGGCCTTCGACAACGACGCCGGGTGGCGGATCGACCTGCACGTGGCCAGCCCCGGACTGGCGGACCGGTGCCGGTCCATCCAGGTGGAACGGGCCGCCTCCTACGACGAGCGCTGGTCCGACCACGCCCCGGTGACCGCCACCTACGACTGGCAGGCGGGCTAG
- a CDS encoding DDE-type integrase/transposase/recombinase has protein sequence MARKRAMMHLMDAVVAAGADVGNVSEWCRVNGVDRRTFYRHRERARAEGQWSPRSRRPVTVPHATAEPVVAQIVRLRQELAPDNGADFIHDRLEVLAAERDWAGQGWPVPSRATINRVLDRKGLLVSNPRKRPRSSWRRFSYARPRDCYQIDATEIVLADGSKAVVFDVLDDCTRMLLACQAARSETAAAACTAISAAFTEHGPPAIVLSDNGPAFTAHPRHPHAGPTQFARTVTTTGARLIHSSPYHPQTCGKVERHHQTLKKWLARQPHPPTTLTSLQTLLDTYRDYYNTRRGHSALGRHTPHHAWTHAEHHGGPTHPPVQTDATIHRLTVSKLGTIYLGHRKRLLIGREHTGNTITIIRDGDRITAYTSHGHPIGHTHLDHTKDWQGTLTPAA, from the coding sequence ATGGCGCGGAAACGGGCGATGATGCATCTGATGGATGCGGTGGTGGCTGCGGGGGCTGATGTCGGGAACGTGTCGGAGTGGTGCCGGGTCAACGGTGTTGACCGGCGCACGTTTTACCGGCATCGGGAACGGGCCCGGGCCGAGGGACAGTGGAGTCCTCGGTCCCGGCGTCCGGTCACTGTCCCGCACGCCACCGCGGAGCCGGTGGTGGCTCAGATCGTGCGGTTACGCCAGGAACTGGCGCCGGACAACGGCGCGGATTTCATCCATGACCGGCTCGAGGTGCTCGCGGCCGAGCGGGACTGGGCGGGACAGGGCTGGCCGGTGCCGTCGCGGGCCACGATCAACCGCGTCCTGGACCGGAAAGGCCTGCTGGTCAGCAACCCCCGTAAACGGCCGCGGTCGTCCTGGCGGCGGTTCAGCTATGCCCGGCCCCGGGACTGCTACCAGATCGACGCCACCGAGATCGTGCTCGCCGACGGCAGCAAGGCCGTGGTCTTCGATGTGCTCGACGATTGCACCCGCATGCTGCTGGCCTGCCAGGCAGCCCGGTCGGAAACCGCCGCGGCGGCCTGCACCGCGATCAGTGCCGCGTTCACCGAGCACGGCCCACCCGCGATCGTGCTCTCCGACAACGGCCCCGCCTTCACCGCCCATCCCCGGCACCCACACGCCGGCCCCACCCAGTTCGCCCGCACCGTCACCACCACCGGCGCCCGCCTGATCCACTCCAGCCCCTACCACCCGCAAACCTGCGGCAAAGTCGAACGCCACCATCAAACCCTCAAAAAATGGCTGGCTCGCCAACCCCACCCACCAACCACCCTGACCAGCCTGCAAACACTGCTCGACACCTACCGCGACTACTACAACACCCGCCGCGGGCACAGCGCGCTCGGCCGCCACACCCCGCACCACGCCTGGACCCACGCCGAACACCACGGCGGCCCCACCCACCCGCCCGTCCAAACCGACGCCACCATCCACCGGCTCACCGTCAGCAAACTCGGCACCATCTATCTCGGACACCGAAAACGCCTACTCATCGGCCGCGAACACACCGGCAACACCATCACCATCATCCGCGACGGCGACCGGATCACCGCCTACACCAGCCACGGCCACCCCATCGGCCACACCCACCTCGACCACACCAAAGACTGGCAAGGCACCCTCACCCCCGCCGCCTAA
- a CDS encoding HD domain-containing protein, whose protein sequence is MDEPLIERTPLPDALPSRLASQLAFLAEADKLKTVLRQSPLAAAGRRENDAEHSWHLALMVAVLAEYADEPIDLGRTIQLVTVHDLVEIYAGDTPLYDDHGRESQQEREEAAAEKLFGLLPGDQKAHFRALWDEFEARETPEARFAKAMDRMQPLLLNWLAKGGTWQTPGVTAATVRERKAVIGDASAELWAAARTIIGEGERRGWVAPST, encoded by the coding sequence GTGGACGAACCCCTGATCGAACGCACGCCCCTGCCGGACGCGCTGCCGTCGCGCCTGGCGAGCCAACTCGCCTTCCTGGCCGAGGCCGACAAGCTCAAGACCGTGCTCCGCCAGTCCCCGCTGGCCGCCGCCGGGCGGCGTGAGAACGACGCCGAGCACTCCTGGCACCTCGCGCTGATGGTCGCCGTGCTCGCCGAGTACGCCGACGAGCCGATCGACCTCGGCCGCACCATTCAACTCGTCACCGTGCACGACCTCGTCGAGATCTACGCCGGCGACACCCCGCTCTACGACGACCACGGCCGCGAAAGCCAGCAGGAACGCGAAGAAGCCGCCGCCGAAAAGCTGTTCGGCCTGCTGCCCGGCGACCAGAAAGCGCATTTCCGCGCGCTCTGGGACGAATTCGAAGCACGCGAAACACCCGAAGCGCGATTCGCCAAGGCGATGGACCGCATGCAGCCGCTCCTGCTGAACTGGCTCGCGAAGGGCGGCACCTGGCAGACGCCGGGCGTCACCGCCGCCACCGTCCGGGAACGCAAGGCCGTGATCGGCGACGCGTCCGCGGAACTGTGGGCGGCGGCACGCACCATCATCGGCGAAGGCGAGCGACGCGGCTGGGTTGCACCGTCTACTTAG
- a CDS encoding dihydrofolate reductase family protein, translating to MRKLTYLVATSLDGYIAKAEGGDPTSVPGFFINEGDHNDALLRDYPEMIPTVARPMFGLGDTPNKEFDTVIEGRKSYENGLAVGLDDAYEHLRHLVFSRTMTEARGKVELVTTDPVEKVRELKREAGKKIWLVGGATLANAVRDEIDEIVVKMHPVVAGAGMPMFNGEFRPERYHLSKHAAYESGVLVLTYTRIES from the coding sequence ATGCGAAAACTGACCTATCTCGTCGCCACCTCGCTCGACGGCTACATCGCCAAGGCCGAGGGCGGCGACCCGACGAGCGTGCCGGGTTTCTTCATCAACGAGGGCGACCACAACGACGCCCTGCTGCGCGACTACCCGGAGATGATCCCGACCGTCGCGCGCCCGATGTTCGGCCTCGGCGACACGCCGAACAAGGAATTCGACACCGTGATCGAAGGGCGGAAGTCCTACGAGAACGGCCTCGCGGTCGGCCTCGACGACGCCTACGAACACCTGCGCCACCTCGTTTTCTCCCGCACCATGACCGAGGCCCGCGGCAAGGTGGAACTGGTCACCACCGATCCGGTGGAAAAGGTGCGCGAGTTGAAGCGCGAAGCCGGGAAGAAGATCTGGCTCGTCGGCGGCGCCACGCTGGCCAACGCGGTGCGCGACGAAATCGACGAGATCGTGGTGAAAATGCACCCAGTGGTCGCCGGGGCCGGAATGCCCATGTTCAACGGGGAATTCCGGCCCGAGCGGTACCACCTGAGCAAGCACGCGGCGTACGAATCGGGCGTGCTGGTGCTCACCTACACCCGCATTGAATCCTAA
- a CDS encoding bifunctional FO biosynthesis protein CofGH, translated as MAQSVFLTPPDPQPSPSALSRALRRAADGVALDVTEASVLLHARGEQLEELFAAAAKVRDAHLTDHGRPGVISYSRSVFIPLTRLCRDRCHYCTFVTVPGKLHSMYLERDEVLEIARAGAAAGCKEALFTLGDRPEDRWPQAKQWLEERGYDSTLDYVRACAIAVLEETGLLPHLNPGVLSWAEFQRLKPVAASMGMMLETTAERLWSEKGGPHYGSPDKEPAVRLRVLDDAGRSGVPFTTGILVGIGETKTERAESLHAIRQRARQYRNIQEIIVQNFRAKPDTAMRSAPDLDLTELAATVAVARLLMPPGVSVQAPPNLVGDELALLMRAGIDDWGGVSPVTPDHVNPERPWPRIDVLADATREAGFELKERLAVYPKYVWEAEKWLDVRVHPHVSALALPDGMANPDAEVVGHTWQEPDGGLETIGRADLNESIDTEGRTSDRRGDFDSVYGDWDILKTQVPTAPERLSTDVREGLRLAADYPGALLEPRHTDAAMALLTADGEALETMARLADDLRADVVGDDITYVVNRNINFSNVCYVGCRFCAFAQRERDADAFRLSVDEVAARAVEAWNAGATEVCMQGGIDPKLPMTYYADIVRAIKAAVPEMHVHAFSPMEIVSAASKAGVSVEEWLTELRDAGLGSIPGTAAEILDDDVRWVLTKGKLPAQTWVDVVSTAHRLGIQSSSTMMYGHVDHPGHWLGHLRVLAGIADDTGGFTEFVGLPFVHHNAPIYLAGVARPGPTMRDNRAVHAFARLALHGRIDNVQCSWVKLGDEGTAQVLRGGANDIGGTLMEETISRMAGSEHGSSRTKAELEHLAALAGRPAKQRTTTYGRRLLAVG; from the coding sequence ATGGCCCAGAGCGTGTTCCTCACCCCGCCTGATCCGCAGCCGAGTCCGTCGGCACTGAGCCGGGCGCTTCGCCGGGCCGCTGACGGCGTCGCCCTTGATGTGACCGAAGCGAGTGTGCTGCTCCACGCCAGGGGCGAGCAGCTGGAGGAGTTGTTCGCCGCCGCGGCGAAGGTGCGTGACGCCCATCTCACCGACCACGGCCGTCCCGGGGTGATCAGCTACAGCCGCAGCGTGTTCATCCCGCTGACCCGGCTGTGCCGCGACCGCTGCCACTACTGCACCTTCGTCACCGTGCCGGGCAAGCTGCACTCGATGTACCTCGAACGCGACGAGGTGCTCGAGATCGCGCGCGCCGGCGCCGCCGCCGGGTGCAAGGAAGCGCTGTTCACCCTCGGGGACCGGCCCGAGGACCGCTGGCCGCAGGCCAAGCAGTGGCTCGAGGAACGCGGCTACGACTCGACGCTGGACTACGTGCGGGCGTGCGCGATCGCGGTGCTGGAGGAGACCGGCCTGCTGCCGCACCTGAACCCCGGCGTGCTCAGCTGGGCGGAGTTCCAGCGCCTCAAGCCGGTCGCGGCCAGCATGGGCATGATGCTGGAGACCACCGCCGAGCGGCTGTGGTCGGAGAAGGGCGGCCCGCACTACGGCAGCCCCGACAAGGAACCCGCCGTGCGCCTGCGGGTGCTCGACGACGCCGGCCGCAGCGGCGTGCCGTTCACCACCGGCATCCTGGTCGGCATCGGCGAGACCAAAACCGAGCGCGCCGAGTCGCTGCACGCGATCCGCCAGCGTGCCCGGCAGTACCGCAACATCCAGGAGATCATCGTCCAGAACTTCCGGGCCAAACCGGACACCGCGATGCGGTCCGCGCCCGACCTGGACCTGACCGAGCTGGCCGCGACGGTGGCCGTGGCGCGGCTGCTGATGCCGCCGGGCGTGAGCGTGCAGGCCCCGCCGAACCTCGTCGGCGACGAACTCGCCCTGCTCATGCGCGCCGGGATCGACGACTGGGGCGGCGTCTCGCCGGTCACCCCCGACCACGTCAATCCCGAGCGCCCGTGGCCGCGGATCGACGTGCTCGCCGACGCCACCCGCGAAGCCGGGTTCGAGCTGAAGGAACGCCTCGCCGTCTACCCCAAATACGTGTGGGAAGCGGAGAAGTGGCTCGACGTCCGGGTGCACCCGCACGTCAGCGCGCTCGCGCTGCCCGACGGCATGGCGAACCCGGACGCCGAGGTCGTCGGCCACACCTGGCAGGAGCCGGACGGCGGCCTGGAGACCATCGGCCGCGCCGACCTCAACGAATCGATCGACACCGAGGGCCGCACCAGCGACCGCCGCGGTGACTTCGACAGCGTCTACGGCGACTGGGACATCCTCAAAACCCAGGTGCCCACCGCGCCCGAACGGCTGAGCACGGACGTCCGCGAGGGCCTGCGGCTGGCCGCGGACTACCCGGGCGCGCTGCTCGAACCACGGCACACCGACGCCGCGATGGCGCTGCTCACCGCGGACGGCGAGGCGCTGGAGACGATGGCGCGGCTGGCCGACGACCTGCGCGCGGACGTGGTCGGCGACGACATCACCTACGTGGTCAACCGGAACATCAACTTCTCCAACGTCTGCTACGTCGGCTGCCGGTTCTGCGCCTTCGCCCAGCGCGAGCGCGACGCCGACGCGTTCCGGCTGTCGGTGGACGAGGTGGCCGCCCGCGCGGTGGAGGCCTGGAACGCCGGCGCCACCGAGGTCTGCATGCAGGGCGGCATCGATCCGAAGCTGCCGATGACCTACTACGCCGACATCGTGCGCGCGATCAAGGCGGCCGTGCCGGAGATGCACGTCCACGCCTTCTCGCCGATGGAGATCGTCTCGGCGGCGTCGAAGGCCGGGGTCAGCGTCGAGGAGTGGCTGACCGAGCTGCGTGACGCCGGGCTCGGCTCGATCCCGGGCACCGCCGCGGAAATCCTCGACGACGACGTCCGCTGGGTGCTGACCAAGGGCAAGCTGCCCGCGCAGACCTGGGTCGACGTGGTGAGCACCGCGCACCGCCTCGGCATCCAGTCCTCCAGCACGATGATGTACGGCCACGTGGACCACCCGGGGCACTGGCTCGGGCACCTGCGGGTGCTGGCCGGGATCGCCGACGACACCGGCGGTTTCACCGAGTTCGTCGGCCTGCCGTTCGTGCACCACAACGCGCCGATCTACCTGGCGGGCGTGGCGCGGCCGGGCCCGACCATGCGGGACAACCGCGCGGTGCACGCGTTCGCGCGGCTCGCCCTGCACGGCCGGATCGACAACGTGCAGTGCTCGTGGGTCAAGCTCGGCGACGAGGGCACCGCGCAGGTGCTGCGGGGCGGCGCGAACGACATCGGCGGCACGCTGATGGAGGAGACCATCTCGCGCATGGCCGGGTCCGAGCACGGCTCGTCGCGGACCAAGGCGGAGCTGGAGCACCTGGCCGCGCTCGCCGGTCGCCCGGCGAAGCAGCGGACCACCACGTACGGGCGCCGCTTGCTGGCCGTTGGGTAA
- a CDS encoding S1 family peptidase: MKLRSLLAGVFVAGVTALGGLAAPMASADTAAEPAGGVTPFIVGGGNATQVYSFMASLQSSSGGHSCGGSLISSTWVVTAKHCGTPYQVRVGTTNRTSGGSVARVAQRIAHPSADLALLRLQTAVPQAPITIASTSGPVGTATRIIGWGQTCPQPGGCGAPITLQELNTSIVSDSGCSGINAASEICTGNPGGNKGACYGDSGGPEIKQVNGTWQLIGATSRSGGGSICATAPSIYVDVPYFRNWIRTNSGV; this comes from the coding sequence ATGAAGTTACGGTCCCTGCTGGCCGGCGTGTTTGTCGCCGGTGTCACCGCGCTCGGCGGGCTCGCCGCTCCCATGGCGTCCGCCGACACCGCCGCCGAACCGGCGGGCGGCGTCACCCCGTTCATCGTCGGCGGCGGCAACGCCACGCAGGTCTACTCGTTCATGGCGTCGCTGCAGAGCTCCAGCGGGGGCCACTCCTGCGGCGGTTCGCTGATCAGCTCGACCTGGGTGGTCACTGCGAAGCACTGCGGCACGCCGTACCAGGTGCGCGTGGGCACCACCAACCGCACCAGCGGCGGCTCGGTGGCCCGCGTCGCGCAGCGCATCGCGCACCCGAGCGCCGACCTGGCCCTGCTGCGCCTGCAGACCGCGGTGCCGCAGGCGCCGATCACCATCGCCTCAACCTCGGGCCCGGTGGGCACCGCGACCCGGATCATCGGCTGGGGCCAGACCTGCCCGCAGCCCGGCGGCTGCGGTGCGCCGATCACGCTGCAGGAGCTGAACACCTCCATCGTCTCCGACAGCGGGTGCTCCGGCATCAACGCGGCGAGCGAGATCTGCACCGGGAACCCCGGCGGCAACAAGGGCGCCTGCTACGGCGACTCCGGCGGGCCGGAGATCAAGCAGGTCAACGGCACCTGGCAGCTGATCGGCGCGACCAGCCGCTCCGGCGGTGGCTCGATCTGCGCGACCGCGCCGTCGATCTACGTCGACGTGCCGTACTTCCGCAACTGGATCCGCACCAACAGCGGGGTCTGA
- the trpS gene encoding tryptophan--tRNA ligase: MSTEQEQNTRLRVLSGIQPTADSFHLGNYLGALRQWVRLQDTHETFYCVVDLHAITVEQDPEVLRQRTRVSAAQLLALGVDPDRSTLFVQSQVPEHAQLSWVLECQTGFGEASRMTQFKDKAQKQGTDRASVGLFTYPVLQAADILLYQAHQVPVGEDQRQHLELSRNLAQRFNNRFGKTFVVPEAHIPKDTAKIYDLQDPTAKMSKSASAANGLIELLEDPKRSAKKIRSAVTDTGREVVYDPENKAGVANLLSIYSALTGRAISELETAYEGKGYGDLKKDLAEVLVEFVTPVQARVQSYLDDQAELDKVLAKGAERAREVASVTLANVYERIGFLR, from the coding sequence GTGTCGACAGAGCAGGAACAGAACACCCGTCTTCGCGTGCTGTCCGGGATCCAGCCCACGGCCGACTCGTTCCACCTGGGCAACTACCTGGGCGCGCTGCGGCAGTGGGTGCGCCTGCAGGACACCCACGAGACCTTCTACTGCGTGGTCGACCTGCACGCGATCACCGTCGAGCAGGACCCGGAGGTGCTGCGGCAGCGGACCAGGGTGTCGGCCGCGCAGCTGCTCGCGCTCGGCGTCGACCCCGACCGCAGCACGTTGTTCGTGCAGAGCCAGGTGCCCGAGCACGCGCAGCTGAGCTGGGTGCTGGAGTGCCAGACGGGTTTCGGCGAGGCGAGCCGGATGACCCAGTTCAAGGACAAGGCGCAGAAGCAGGGCACCGACCGCGCCAGCGTCGGGCTGTTCACCTACCCGGTGCTGCAGGCCGCGGACATCCTGCTCTACCAGGCGCACCAGGTGCCGGTCGGCGAGGACCAGCGCCAGCACCTGGAGCTGTCGCGGAACCTGGCGCAGCGGTTCAACAACCGGTTCGGCAAGACCTTCGTGGTGCCGGAGGCGCACATCCCGAAGGACACCGCGAAGATCTACGACCTGCAGGACCCGACGGCGAAGATGAGCAAGTCGGCCTCGGCCGCGAACGGGCTGATCGAGCTGCTCGAGGATCCGAAGCGCTCGGCGAAGAAGATCCGGTCCGCGGTCACCGACACCGGCCGCGAGGTGGTCTACGACCCGGAGAACAAGGCCGGGGTGGCCAACCTGCTGAGCATCTACTCGGCGCTCACCGGGCGCGCGATCAGCGAGCTGGAGACGGCTTACGAGGGCAAGGGCTACGGCGACTTGAAGAAGGACCTCGCCGAGGTCCTGGTCGAGTTCGTCACCCCGGTGCAGGCGCGGGTCCAGTCCTATTTGGACGATCAAGCCGAGCTGGACAAGGTGCTGGCCAAGGGCGCCGAGCGGGCCCGCGAGGTCGCCTCGGTCACCCTCGCCAACGTCTACGAGCGGATCGGCTTCCTCCGCTAG
- a CDS encoding Tat pathway signal sequence domain protein encodes MVSGGFGRRTLLTSALALPMLSAVPAHAASWRLRWNPSPGSTGLDAFEGIEDDRAGSHPGVTHIYPQGDAYRFDMHTRDRDTATDRQRQEVRGMRQNGTVLNWRNGETWKVTYQMFIPSSLQATTSFTHVFQTKMPGKGTSPLTVMSLRHTGGKPTIEFKIFEPEVLVGRVDLPPLQHKWIDVEIEQRVGNSGRVRWILRDGGTTVIDAAKTGDTFLDDVIRPKWGIYRSLSDTAHLRDCHLLLRNLKGYQYA; translated from the coding sequence ATGGTTTCCGGCGGTTTCGGCAGGCGCACGCTGCTCACCAGCGCACTGGCGCTCCCCATGCTGAGCGCGGTCCCGGCGCACGCGGCGAGCTGGCGGCTGCGCTGGAACCCCAGCCCCGGCAGCACCGGACTGGACGCCTTCGAGGGCATCGAAGACGACCGCGCCGGCTCGCACCCCGGCGTCACGCACATCTACCCGCAGGGCGACGCCTACCGCTTCGACATGCACACCCGGGACCGCGACACCGCGACCGACCGGCAGCGCCAGGAAGTCCGCGGCATGCGGCAGAACGGGACCGTGCTGAACTGGCGGAACGGGGAGACCTGGAAGGTCACCTACCAGATGTTCATCCCCAGCAGCCTCCAGGCGACCACCAGCTTCACGCACGTCTTCCAGACCAAGATGCCCGGCAAGGGCACCAGCCCGCTGACGGTGATGTCGCTGCGGCACACCGGCGGCAAGCCGACCATCGAGTTCAAGATCTTCGAGCCGGAGGTGCTCGTCGGCCGGGTCGACCTGCCGCCGCTGCAGCACAAGTGGATCGACGTGGAGATCGAGCAGCGGGTCGGCAACTCCGGCCGGGTGCGGTGGATCCTGCGCGACGGCGGCACCACGGTGATCGACGCCGCCAAGACCGGGGACACCTTTCTCGACGACGTCATCCGCCCGAAGTGGGGCATCTACCGCTCGCTCAGCGACACCGCACACCTGCGCGACTGCCACCTGCTGCTGCGGAACCTCAAGGGCTACCAGTACGCGTGA
- a CDS encoding TetR/AcrR family transcriptional regulator C-terminal domain-containing protein: MKLNAEVIARASLELLNENGLDGLTMRAVAKELGVQAAALYWHVKNKQELLDEMAKIVLAESTTGLEGPRSGEAWTDWLAGVARGLRAAMLGYRDGARVVAGTNVSHPAVFRITELTLRTLQDAGLPLEEAARGFPVLLHFTIGFTIEEQARQGLDYDENPYRPDRLDTLVDATRYPLTAGAIGLMFDADTETGFEHGLGLILAGLVARVDAKPDAVL, translated from the coding sequence ATGAAGCTCAACGCCGAGGTGATCGCCCGCGCTTCGCTGGAGTTGCTCAACGAGAACGGCCTCGACGGGCTGACCATGCGCGCGGTGGCGAAGGAGCTGGGCGTGCAGGCCGCAGCGCTCTACTGGCACGTGAAGAACAAGCAGGAACTGCTGGACGAGATGGCCAAGATCGTGCTGGCCGAATCGACGACCGGACTCGAAGGCCCGCGCTCGGGCGAAGCGTGGACCGACTGGCTCGCCGGGGTCGCGCGGGGGCTGCGCGCGGCCATGCTCGGGTACCGCGACGGCGCGCGCGTGGTGGCCGGCACCAACGTCTCCCACCCGGCGGTGTTCCGGATCACCGAGCTGACCCTGCGCACGTTGCAGGACGCCGGGCTGCCGCTCGAGGAGGCCGCGCGCGGTTTCCCGGTGCTGCTGCACTTCACGATCGGCTTCACCATCGAGGAGCAGGCGCGCCAAGGGCTGGACTACGACGAGAACCCCTACCGGCCGGACCGGCTGGACACGCTCGTCGACGCCACGCGGTACCCGCTGACCGCCGGGGCGATCGGGCTGATGTTCGACGCGGACACCGAGACCGGGTTCGAGCACGGCCTCGGCCTCATCCTGGCCGGGCTTGTCGCGCGTGTTGACGCGAAACCGGATGCGGTGCTGTGA